From the genome of Excalfactoria chinensis isolate bCotChi1 chromosome 14, bCotChi1.hap2, whole genome shotgun sequence, one region includes:
- the LOC140258634 gene encoding hydroxyacylglutathione hydrolase-like protein: MKVKVISVLEDNYMYLVIEESTRDAVAVDAAVPKRLLEIVRKEDVVLRAVLSTHHHWDHARGNEELVRLCPGLRVYGADERIGALTHRVAPDEELTFGAIRVRCLFTPCHTSGHMCYFMWEDGSPDAPALFSGDTLFVGGCGQFLEGTAEQMYANFTQVLGDLPKETKVFCGHECTVRNLKFALKVEPENEAVKKKLAWARQRDDEDLPTVPSTLQEEFLYNPFLRVTEEAVQKFTGRKEPVEVLRALRTEKDNFKKPKERPHPQAMLAFDWGLFAPFLEKK, encoded by the exons ATGAAGGTGAAGGTGATCTCGGTGCTGGAGGACAACTACATGTACCTGGTGATCGAGGAGAGCACCCGGGACGCGGTCGCGGTGGACGCCGCCGTCCCCAAACGG CTGCTGGAGATCGTCCGGAAGGAGGATGTGGTTCTCCGCGCCGTCCTCAGCACGCATCACCACTG GGACCACGCGCGGGGCAACGAGGAGCTGGTCAGGCTGTGCCCGGGGCTGCGGGTGTACGGTGCGGATGAGCGCATCGGGGCCTTAACGCACCGCGTGGCCCCCGACGAGGAGCTGACG TTCGGGGCCATCCGTGTGCGGTGCCTCTTCACCCCGTGCCACACTTCAGGCCACATGTGCTACTTCATGTGGGAGGATGGGTCCCCGGATGCACCGGCGCTGTTCTCAG GTGACACACTGTTTGTGGGGGGCTGCGGGCAGTTCCTGGAGGGGACAGCAGAGCAGATGTACGCCAACTTCACCCAGGTGTTGGGGGATCTGCCAAAGGAGACG AAGGTGTTTTGTGGCCACGAATGCACCGTCCGGAACCTGAAGTTTGCCCTGAAAGTGGAACCAGAGAATGAAGCAGTGAAGAAGAAACTCGCCTGGGCCAGA CAGCGGGATGATGAGGATCTGCCCACGGTGCCCTCCACGCTGCAGGAGGAGTTCCTCTACAACCCCTTCCTCAGGGTCAC GGAGGAGGCTGTGCAGAAGTTCACAGGCAGGAAGGAGCCAGTGGAAGTGCTGCGGGCTCTACGCACCGAGAAGGACAACTTCAAGAAGCCCAAGGAGCGGCCCCATCCCCAGGCCATGCTCGCCTTCGACTGGGGGCTTTTTGCCCCTTTCCTGGAGAAGAAGTGA
- the LOC140258541 gene encoding hydroxyacylglutathione hydrolase, mitochondrial isoform X1, whose amino-acid sequence MLRGGWRSLGTALAALGAGALLRAGPAQLRAAFLHTEHEQRKSKTLTQANMKVEILPALTDNYMYLLIDEETKEAAIVDPVQPQKVLDAVKKHGVKLTSVLTTHHHWDHAGGNEKLVKLETGLRVYGGDSRVGALTQKVSHLTSLKVGSLNVKCLCTPCHTSGHICYYVTKPNSSEPPAVFTGDTLFVAGCGKFFEGTPEEMYKALIEILGSLDPETRVYCGHEYTINNLKFARHVEPNNASIQEKLAWAKAKYDSGEPTIPSTIAEEFTYNPFMRVREKTVQEHAGETDPIRTMGAIRKEKDNFRVPKD is encoded by the exons ATGCTCCGCGGGGGCTGGCGGAGCCTCGGTACCGCCCTGGCTGCGCTGGGAGCCGGGGCCTTGCTCCGAGCCG GTCCAGCCCAGCTGCGAGCTGCCTTCCTGCACACAGAGCACGAGCAGAGGAAGTCGAAGACGCTCACACAAGCCAACATGAAGGTGGAGATACTTCCAGCACTCACTGACAACTACATGTACCTCCTCATTGATGAGGAAACGAAGGAGGCTGCAATAGTGGACCCTGTGCAGCCGCAGAAG GTTTTGGATGCAGTCAAAAAGCATGGTGTGAAGCTCACCAGTGTCCTGACCACACACCATCACTG GGACCATGCTGGAGGAAATGAGAAGCTTGTAAAACTGGAGACCGGGTTACGTGTGTATGGGGGTGACAGCAGAGTTGGAGCACTGACACAGAAAGTGTCTCACCTTACGTCACTCAAG GTGGGATCTCTTAATGTGAAATGCCTCTGTACGCCGTGTCACACTTCTGGACACATCTGTTATTATGTGACTAAGCCAAATAGCTCCGAGCCACCTGCAGTTTTTACAG GTGACACGCTGTTCGTGGCTGGCTGTGGGAAATTCTTCGAGGGAACCCCTGAGGAAATGTACAAAGCACTGATTGAGATCTTGGGCAGTTTGGATCCTGAAACG AGAGTTTACTGTGGTCATGAATACACTATCAACAACCTCAAATTTGCTCGACACGTTGAACCCAACAACGCCAGCATCCAGGAAAAGCTTGCTTGGGCCAAG GCCAAATATGACAGCGGGGAGCCAACCATACCCTCCACCATTGCAGAAGAGTTTACGTACAACCCCTTCATGCGTGTGAG GGAGAAGACAGTTCAGGAACACGCTGGGGAGACTGACCCCATCCGCACCATGGGAGCCATTAGGAAAGAGAAGGACAACTTCCGTGTCCCAAAGGACTGA
- the FAHD1 gene encoding oxaloacetate tautomerase FAHD1, mitochondrial, translating to MASSRPLSRFWEWGKNIVCVGRNYAEHAKEMGNALPSEPLFFLKPSSAYLREGSPILRPYYCTDLHHEVELGVVIGKRTQAVSREAAMEHVAGYALCLDMTARDTQNECKKKGLPWTLAKAFSTSCPVSEFVPKEKIPDPHKLKIWLKVNGQLRQEGETSSMIFSIPHLISYISEIVTLEEGDLILTGSPSGVGSVQADDEIEAGIGDILSMRFKVAQQTRRS from the coding sequence ATGGCTTCCTCCAGGCCGCTGTCCCGCTTCTGGGAGTGGGGCAAGAATATCGTCTGCGTGGGGCGCAACTATGCCGAGCACGCCAAGGAGATGGGGAACGCGCTGCCCTCCGAgcccctcttcttcctcaagCCCTCTTCGGCTTACCTGCGGGAAGGCTCGCCCATCCTACGGCCGTACTACTGCACCGACCTGCACCACGAGGTGGAGCTGGGGGTAGTGATCGGGAAGAGAACCCAGGCTGTGTCCCGGGAGGCTGCTATGGAGCACGTGGCCGGTTATGCCCTGTGCCTGGACATGACCGCTAGGGACACGCAGAATGAGTGCAAAAAGAAGGGTTTGCCCTGGACCTTGGCCAAGGCCTTCAGCACATCGTGCCCGGTCAGTGAATTTGTGCCCAAGGAGAAGATCCCAGACCCTCACAAGCTGAAGATCTGGCTCAAGGTGAATGGCCAGTTGAGGCAAGAGGGAGAAACCTCCTCTATGATCTTTTCCATCCCACACCTGATCAGCTACATCAGTGAAATCGTCACCCTGGAAGAAGGAGATTTGATTCTGACGGGATCTCCCAGCGGAGTCGGCTCTGTGCAAGCAGATGATGAGATAGAGGCAGGGATAGGCGACATCCTGTCCATGCGGTTCAAGGTGGCCCAGCAAACACGCCGGTCCTAA
- the MEIOB gene encoding meiosis-specific with OB domain-containing protein, which translates to MAYSSSTRDFVALSDLHPNLARPNVIGVVIGKTDVRSFPDRKNIGSERYTFGFTIRDSPTYFINVSSWGREEYIRSLSESFRVGDCVTIENPLVQSKEGEKEEKFNPITPSCYKLLISENHSVVKTSSCYEMDTKLLSLLHLPVKDPQDYYSLGDITANGQSLDGRILNVLAAVMSVGEPKYFITTDKRKGQRCEVKLYDETEMSFPIICWDNESIQLAQSWIPRETVIFASDVRVNFDKFRNCMTATVISKTIITTNPETAEANVLFSFIRESAQSGALHDKMEEQSKESINLETIVDVYTVKQLKEKALQSDGKTEPVFGIIYGYISMLDIDDNVSKVIRNRCSVCRFVMNETSNMCTFCGDISSDSKSTFVSFDILVDLTDHTGTLYSCYLSDCVAEETLGCTVQEFLTLAEDKRTALKWQLLLERSKIYFKVTLSPNWRTGLKVNLLSCKLANPIEASQSLLGKKLHHVAW; encoded by the exons acaTTGGGTCTGAAAGATACACGTTCGGTTTCACTATTCGTGATTCACCaacttattttattaatgtCAGTTCTTGGGGCAGAGAAGAATATATCAGATCGCTTTCAGAAAGCTTCAGAGTTGGTGACTGTG TTACAATTGAAAATCCTTTAGTCCAGtcaaaggaaggagaaaaggaagaaaaattcaaCCCTATAACTCCGAG CTGCTACAAATTACTGATCAGTGAAAATCATTCAGTTGTCAAAACTTCTTCATGCTATGAAATGGACACCAAACTACTTTCTCTGTTGCACCTACCTGTCAAGGACCCTCAGGATTATTATTCACTGGGTGATATCACCGCAAATGGACAGAGCCTTGATGGAAGAATTCTTAACGTGCTTGCAGCTGTAATGTCA GTTGGTGAGCCAAAGTATTTTATAActacagacaaaagaaaaggtcAGAGGTGTGAAGTAAAGCTCTACGATGAAACAGAGATGTCTTTTCCAATAATAtg CTGGGACAATGAATCTATCCAGCTTGCACAGAGTTGGATCCCACGAGAAACAG TAATATTTGCATCAGACGTGAGAGTAAATTTTGACAAATTCAGGAACTGTATGACTGCAACTGTGATATCAAAGACCATCATTACAACTAATCCAG AAACTGCAGAAGCAAATGTTCTCTTCAGCTTCATAAGAGAGAGTGCACAATCAGGAGCTTTGCATGACAAAATGGAGGAGCAATCGAAAGAATCCATTAACT TGGAGACTATAGTTGATGTTTATACTGTgaagcagctgaaagaaaaagctttacaGAGCGATGGAAAAACTGAACCAGTCTTTGGCATTATTTATGGCTACATTTCCATGCTGGATATTGATGATAATGTATCTAAAGTTATTCGCAACAGATG TTCAGTGTGCCGTTTTGTGATGAATGAAACGTCAAACATGTGCACCTTCTGTGGTGACATCTCTTCGGATTCAAAGTCAACCTTTGTGAGCTTTGACATCCTCGTTGATCTGACAGATCATACAGGCACTCTTTATTCTTGTTACCTCTCTGACTGCGTAGCTGAGGAAACCTTGGGCTGCACT GTCCAGGAGTTCCTCACTCTAGCAGAAGACAAGAGGACTGCACTGAAATGGCAGCTTCTTCTAGAACGGagcaagatttattttaaa GTTACCCTGTCACCCAACTGGAGAACTGGTCTGAAAGTAAATCTACTTTCATGCAAACTAGCAAATCCTATAGAGGCAAGTCAGAGCCTGCTGGGAAAAAAGCTGCACCACGTGGCTTGGTAA
- the LOC140258541 gene encoding hydroxyacylglutathione hydrolase, mitochondrial isoform X2, protein MKVEILPALTDNYMYLLIDEETKEAAIVDPVQPQKVLDAVKKHGVKLTSVLTTHHHWDHAGGNEKLVKLETGLRVYGGDSRVGALTQKVSHLTSLKVGSLNVKCLCTPCHTSGHICYYVTKPNSSEPPAVFTGDTLFVAGCGKFFEGTPEEMYKALIEILGSLDPETRVYCGHEYTINNLKFARHVEPNNASIQEKLAWAKAKYDSGEPTIPSTIAEEFTYNPFMRVREKTVQEHAGETDPIRTMGAIRKEKDNFRVPKD, encoded by the exons ATGAAGGTGGAGATACTTCCAGCACTCACTGACAACTACATGTACCTCCTCATTGATGAGGAAACGAAGGAGGCTGCAATAGTGGACCCTGTGCAGCCGCAGAAG GTTTTGGATGCAGTCAAAAAGCATGGTGTGAAGCTCACCAGTGTCCTGACCACACACCATCACTG GGACCATGCTGGAGGAAATGAGAAGCTTGTAAAACTGGAGACCGGGTTACGTGTGTATGGGGGTGACAGCAGAGTTGGAGCACTGACACAGAAAGTGTCTCACCTTACGTCACTCAAG GTGGGATCTCTTAATGTGAAATGCCTCTGTACGCCGTGTCACACTTCTGGACACATCTGTTATTATGTGACTAAGCCAAATAGCTCCGAGCCACCTGCAGTTTTTACAG GTGACACGCTGTTCGTGGCTGGCTGTGGGAAATTCTTCGAGGGAACCCCTGAGGAAATGTACAAAGCACTGATTGAGATCTTGGGCAGTTTGGATCCTGAAACG AGAGTTTACTGTGGTCATGAATACACTATCAACAACCTCAAATTTGCTCGACACGTTGAACCCAACAACGCCAGCATCCAGGAAAAGCTTGCTTGGGCCAAG GCCAAATATGACAGCGGGGAGCCAACCATACCCTCCACCATTGCAGAAGAGTTTACGTACAACCCCTTCATGCGTGTGAG GGAGAAGACAGTTCAGGAACACGCTGGGGAGACTGACCCCATCCGCACCATGGGAGCCATTAGGAAAGAGAAGGACAACTTCCGTGTCCCAAAGGACTGA
- the CIAO3 gene encoding cytosolic iron-sulfur assembly component 3, which translates to MASPFSGVLQLTDLDDYIGPSQECIKPVKVEKKPGKAAAKIRIEADGSYFQITQDGEEQKLEKAKITLNDCLACSGCITSAESVLITQQSHEEFYKTLAFNKTAAPNEQKLVVVSVSPQSRASLAAKCKMSVLETAKKLTAFLKSQGVHYVFDTTFSRNFSLLESQKEFVKRFRRQSEDKKALPMLASACPGWICYAEKTHGSFIIPYISTTKSPQQIMGSLIKGHFAEQQHLTPNKIYHVTVMPCYDKKLEASRPDFFNQEYQTRDVDCVITTGEVLKLLEQERVSLSDVDPAPLDTMFSSATEEELTGHSGGGSGGYLEHIYKYAAKELFGIEVDTIQYRPLKNKDFQEVTLEKDGVVLLHFALAYGFRNIQNLVQKLKRGKSPYHYIEVMACPSGCLNGGGQIKVEGESSKDWLQQVEKLYESLKTAVPEENRTVTALYEQWLGGTESEKAGKALHTEYHAVEKASAGFNIKW; encoded by the exons ATGGCGTCTCCCTTCAGCGGGGTGCTGCAGCTGACGGACCTGGATGACTACATCGGGCCCTCGCAG gAATGTATCAAACCTgtaaaggtggaaaaaaagcctgggaaagcagcagctaaGATCAGAATTGAAGCCGATGGGAGCTATTTTCAGATCACTCAG GATGGAGAAGAACAGAAACTGGAGAAGGCTAAAATTACTCTGAACGACTGTTTAGCTTGTAGTGGCTGCATTACATCAGCAGAGAGTGTTTTAATCACTCAGCAGAGCCACGAGGAGTTCTACAAAACTCTAGCTTTTAACAAG ACTGCAGCTCCCAATGAACAGAAACTGGTGGTGGTTTCTGTTTCACCACAATCCAGGGCTTCACTGGCTGCAAAATGTAAAATGAGCGTTCTGGAAACAGCGAAGAAGTTGACTGCATTCTTAAAGAGTCAAG GTGTGCACTATGTATTTGATACAACTTTCTCAAGAAACTTCAGCCTGCTGGAGAGCCAAAAGGAGTTTGTAAAACGCTTCCGAAGGCAATCTGAAGACAAAAAGGCTTTGCCAATGTTAGCTTCTGCCTGTCCAG GTTGGATCTGCTATGCAGAGAAAACCCATGGCAGTTTCATCATTCCTTACATCAGCACCACTAAGTCTCCACAGCAGATCATGGGCTCCTTGATAAAGGGCCattttgcagagcagcag CACTTAACACCTAATAAGATATACCACGTAACTGTAATGCCCTGCTATGACAAGAAGCTGGAGGCTTCAAGGCCAGACTTCTTCAACCAAGAGTACCAGACTCGTGATGTGGACTGTGTAATCACCACAG GAGAAGTGCTAAAGTTGTTGGAACAAGAAAGAGTATCTCTCTCAGATGTAGATCCTGCTCCTTTGGATACCAT gtTTAGTAGTGCCACAGAGGAGGAACTCACTGGCCACTCAGGAGGTGGCTCTGGCGGCTACTTGGAGCACATATACAAGTATGCAGCCAAGGAGCTCTTTGGCATTGAAGTGGATACAATTCAGTACAGACCTTTAAA aaaCAAGGACTTCCAAGAGGTGACACTGGAGAAGGATGGAGTAGTTCTGCTCCACTTTGCTTTGGCATATGGGTTTCGAAACATACAAAACTTAGTGCAGAAGCTGAAGCGAGGGAAGTCGCCCTATCACTACATTGAAGTCATGGCCTGCCCCTCAG GTTGTTTAAATGGAGGTGGCCAGATCAAAGTGGAAGGTGAATCTAGCAAGGACTGGCTTCAGCAAGTTGAGAAGCTGTACGAGTCTCTTAAGACTGCAGTTCCAGAGGAGAACCGGACTGTAACTGCCCTGTATGAGCAGTGGCTGGGTGGCACTGAGTCTGAAAAGGCAGGGAAAGCTCTGCATACAGAATACCATGCAGTGGAAAAAGCAAGCGCTGGATTTAACATCAAGTGGTGA